A window from Nitrospira sp. ND1 encodes these proteins:
- the fabG gene encoding 3-oxoacyl-[acyl-carrier-protein] reductase, translated as MSLQGKVAIVTGGAQGIGRAIAEALAEDGADIAVADLDPARSQEAVAAIQKLGRRALSVKVNVADWNDAKAMADQVMQEWGKIDILVNNAGITRDGLLLRMKEEDWNLVLQVNLNGTFHCTKAVLLPMTKQRYGRIVNIASIVGAMGNVGQANYAASKAAVIGFTKTVAREYASRAVTVNAVAPGFIDTAMTQGLSPEVKEALQKQIPLGRLGLPSDIAAAVRFLVSDAASYITGQVLHVNGGMLMV; from the coding sequence ATGTCATTACAGGGAAAAGTGGCGATTGTCACCGGTGGAGCCCAGGGGATCGGACGGGCCATTGCAGAAGCGTTGGCCGAAGATGGGGCAGACATTGCGGTTGCCGACCTCGATCCGGCGCGTTCGCAGGAGGCCGTGGCGGCGATCCAGAAGTTAGGGCGACGGGCGCTCAGTGTGAAGGTGAACGTGGCCGATTGGAATGATGCCAAGGCCATGGCCGATCAGGTGATGCAGGAGTGGGGGAAGATTGATATTCTAGTCAACAACGCCGGTATTACCCGTGATGGATTGTTGCTTAGAATGAAAGAAGAAGATTGGAACCTGGTTCTGCAGGTCAATTTGAACGGGACCTTTCATTGCACGAAAGCGGTCCTGCTCCCGATGACGAAACAACGGTACGGGCGGATCGTCAACATTGCCTCGATCGTCGGGGCGATGGGGAATGTGGGACAGGCGAATTATGCGGCGTCCAAAGCGGCGGTGATCGGGTTTACCAAGACGGTCGCGCGTGAGTATGCGAGCCGTGCGGTGACGGTGAATGCGGTGGCGCCGGGCTTTATCGATACGGCGATGACCCAGGGGCTGTCGCCGGAGGTCAAGGAAGCGTTGCAGAAGCAGATTCCGCTGGGACGCCTGGGGCTTCCCTCCGACATTGCGGCGGCGGTTCGGTTTCTGGTGTCGGATGCAGCGTCGTATATCACGGGGCAAGTGTTGCACGTGAACGGTGGCATGCTCATGGTATAA
- the fabD gene encoding ACP S-malonyltransferase, protein MMASQIGFLFPGQGSQSVGMGRGFYEASPAVKAVYDEASSILGYDVAQLCFEGPAERLNLTENTQPALLVSSAAALKALEPAGLKPVAVAGHSLGEYSAVYAAGGVSFRDAVALVQKRGRYMSEAVPPGTGLVAALLGLSAAVVKAVCQEAASVGVVAAANFNSPGQVVIAGEKAAVERAIEIAKTKGCKKAIPLPVSVPVHTPLMQKAADRLAGEFGGVVWRDLTVPLVNNAEATALQRSEDIRASLVRQLPSSVRWEESVQTMAKLGVTTFVEIGPGTVLTGLVKRILPGAVTANVNDPKSLEATLTMLGVNSQA, encoded by the coding sequence ATGATGGCGTCACAAATTGGGTTTTTGTTCCCCGGACAGGGGTCGCAGTCTGTAGGAATGGGGCGCGGGTTTTACGAGGCGTCTCCGGCGGTCAAGGCGGTCTACGATGAGGCCTCCTCGATTCTTGGATACGACGTCGCCCAGCTCTGTTTTGAAGGTCCGGCTGAACGGTTGAATTTGACGGAGAATACCCAGCCGGCGTTGCTGGTGAGTAGCGCGGCGGCGCTCAAGGCATTGGAGCCGGCCGGGTTGAAGCCGGTGGCTGTGGCAGGGCATAGTCTCGGTGAATATTCGGCGGTCTATGCGGCCGGCGGGGTGTCGTTTCGAGATGCGGTGGCCCTCGTGCAGAAGCGAGGACGCTATATGTCAGAAGCGGTTCCGCCTGGAACCGGACTCGTCGCCGCGCTACTGGGGCTTTCTGCGGCCGTGGTCAAGGCGGTCTGTCAGGAGGCCGCTTCGGTCGGTGTGGTGGCGGCCGCGAATTTTAATTCTCCCGGCCAAGTCGTCATCGCCGGAGAAAAGGCCGCCGTCGAACGGGCCATTGAGATTGCCAAAACCAAGGGATGTAAGAAGGCGATTCCACTCCCGGTCAGTGTCCCGGTCCATACGCCGCTCATGCAGAAGGCAGCAGACCGACTCGCAGGGGAGTTCGGTGGAGTGGTCTGGCGTGATTTGACCGTGCCGTTGGTGAATAATGCTGAAGCAACGGCCCTGCAACGATCCGAAGACATCCGGGCCTCACTGGTTCGGCAGTTGCCGTCATCGGTGCGGTGGGAAGAGTCGGTGCAGACGATGGCCAAGCTCGGCGTGACGACCTTCGTCGAGATCGGGCCGGGAACCGTGCTGACGGGGTTGGTGAAGAGGATTCTTCCGGGGGCTGTCACGGCCAACGTCAATGATCCGAAGTCGCTGGAGGCGACGCTCACAATGCTGGGCGTGAACAGTCAGGCGTAA
- the acpP gene encoding acyl carrier protein, producing MATVDERVKKIIAEQLGVEEEEVTLEAHFVEDLGADSLDTVELVMALEEEFEIEIPDEDAEKILTVGKALDYIKEKA from the coding sequence ATGGCAACAGTAGATGAACGGGTGAAGAAAATTATTGCCGAGCAGTTGGGGGTCGAGGAAGAAGAAGTGACGCTCGAGGCCCATTTCGTCGAGGATTTGGGCGCCGATTCGCTCGACACGGTCGAATTGGTGATGGCTCTCGAAGAAGAGTTCGAGATCGAGATCCCCGATGAGGATGCCGAGAAGATCCTCACCGTCGGCAAAGCGCTGGATTATATTAAAGAGAAGGCATAA
- the fabF gene encoding beta-ketoacyl-ACP synthase II has translation MHDRPARRVVVTGLGLVTPLGTGVEKTWKALCAGESGIGRITRFDPTGYDAQIAGEVKDFDPAQFIEKKEIKKMDTFIHYAVGASQLAVDDAKLKVAPEEATRVGVYIGSGIGGLGSIEHYHDVLREKGPGRVSPFFIPMTIINLASGQVAIRVGAKGPNSCAVTACATGNHCIGDAYRLIQRDDADVMIAGGAEAAITPLGVAGFASAKALSFRNDDPTKASRPFDKDRDGFVLGEGAGVVVLEELEHARARGARIYAEVIGYAMNSDAYHITAPPEEGEGAVRCMEMALKDAGVAKTDIGYINAHGTSTMADAIETKAIKHVFGEQAYRIPVSSTKSMTGHLLGAAGGIEAVFSILALHHGILPPTINLDHPDPACDLDYVPNTARSVQTQVVLSNSFGFGGVNACLLFRRCAQ, from the coding sequence ATGCACGATCGACCTGCCAGACGTGTGGTGGTGACCGGTCTCGGACTGGTAACTCCGCTTGGAACCGGGGTGGAGAAGACCTGGAAAGCGCTGTGCGCCGGAGAGTCGGGGATCGGCCGAATCACGCGATTCGATCCGACCGGCTATGATGCGCAGATTGCCGGAGAGGTGAAGGATTTCGACCCGGCTCAGTTCATCGAGAAAAAAGAAATCAAGAAGATGGACACCTTCATCCACTATGCGGTGGGGGCGAGTCAGCTGGCGGTGGACGATGCGAAACTCAAGGTGGCGCCTGAAGAAGCCACGAGGGTCGGGGTCTACATCGGGTCCGGTATCGGCGGGCTGGGGTCGATCGAACATTACCACGACGTACTCAGGGAAAAGGGCCCCGGGCGGGTCTCTCCGTTTTTCATCCCGATGACGATCATCAACCTCGCCTCCGGGCAGGTGGCGATTCGGGTCGGCGCCAAAGGGCCGAACTCCTGCGCCGTGACGGCCTGTGCCACCGGTAATCACTGTATCGGCGATGCCTATCGACTCATTCAGCGTGACGATGCGGATGTGATGATTGCCGGCGGTGCTGAGGCGGCGATTACGCCGCTCGGCGTGGCAGGGTTTGCCTCGGCGAAAGCCCTCTCTTTCAGAAATGACGACCCGACGAAGGCCAGCCGTCCGTTCGACAAGGATCGAGATGGGTTCGTATTGGGTGAAGGGGCCGGCGTGGTGGTGCTTGAAGAACTTGAGCATGCCCGCGCGCGTGGCGCCCGCATCTATGCCGAAGTGATCGGGTACGCCATGAACAGCGACGCGTACCACATTACCGCCCCGCCTGAAGAAGGGGAGGGGGCGGTCCGTTGTATGGAAATGGCATTGAAGGATGCGGGTGTGGCCAAGACGGACATCGGTTATATCAACGCCCACGGCACATCTACCATGGCGGATGCCATCGAGACCAAGGCCATCAAACATGTGTTTGGGGAGCAAGCCTACCGGATTCCTGTCAGTTCGACGAAATCCATGACGGGACACCTCTTGGGTGCGGCCGGCGGTATTGAGGCGGTGTTTAGCATTTTGGCGCTGCACCATGGCATTTTGCCTCCCACGATCAACCTTGATCATCCCGATCCCGCCTGTGATCTTGACTACGTGCCCAATACAGCGCGTTCCGTCCAGACGCAGGTGGTCCTTTCAAACTCCTTCGGTTTTGGCGGGGTGAACGCCTGCCTGCTCTTTCGCCGGTGTGCTCAGTAA